DNA from Bacillus sp. Marseille-P3661:
GTACCACTTAATTCCCATTTTATAGTAAAATGAAATCAACGAAAGGGTTTGTAAGCCCTTTCATCTGAAAAGTATTAAATAATATAAATTTAGAACAGTTATATAAAAATTATTAATAAGGAGGGAGACAATGAGCAACAAGAAGGTTCACTTGGAGGATTTCGTTAAAGATAATCGTTTTGAATTAAAAAAGTATCTTACTTCATTATTTAAGCAATTTAATCATTTTCAACGTGCACAGCTAAACGTTTGTAATTCAAAAGAGTCAGATGAAAGGGTATAAGAGTATGAAAAAAATAAAAGTGTAGAGACCTTGTAATTGTTAAAAAATAATTACAAGGTCTTTTTTTATACCTCTATTTACGTTTAACTATTAGAAAGTCACCTTTTTGTGGTATTATATTTTCTTGCGAATAAATAACTTAAACTTTACTACAACATCCTTCCTTATATCATAATAAAATAGACGCATACTCACATAATAGAAAACTCGGAGGAAATATATGCACCACGCCAAAACATTTAAGAAAAAGACAGGCTTATTCTTTATAATATTGTGGCCAATTTTGGTAACTCAAATGGGACTTTATGCAATGAATTTATTTGATACGATGATGTCCGGGCGAGCAGGGACTGACGATTTGGCAGGAGTTGCCATTGGCTCTAGTCTATGGTTTCCTGTTTTCACAGGGATTAACGGCATTTTACTGGCAGTGACCCCAATTGTTGCACAGTATATCGGCGAAGGACAGCGAGACAAAATTTCCCAAACAGTGACGCAAGGTTTATACCTTTCGGTGCTGATCGCTTGTTTAGTTATAGGTATTGGTGCAATTAGTTTGGAGCCAATATTAACGTTTATGGAACTTGAACCTGCAGTTCATCATATTGCTAAACACTATTTAATTGGCTTATCTTTTGGAATTATTCCATTGTTTGCAGCTAATGTTCTAAGATACTTCTTTGATGCTCAAGGCAAGACACGAATAACAATGGTCATTACGATTGTGGCAGTACCGATCAACATTGTGTTGAATTATGGTCTTATCTTTGGAAAATTCGGTTTACCTGAGCTTGGAGGTATTGGAGCCGGTTATGCGACAGCAATCACTTACTGGTTGTTATTATTGATAAGCATTTGGATGACCTTTAATATAAAAGGAGTGCAATCATATAAGTTATTTGTTCATTGGTGTAAACCGAGCATGCAAGCGTGGAAAGAACAGCTTGCGATTGGTGTTCCAATGGGTCTTTCCATTTTTTTTGAGGCCAGTATCTTTTCAGCTGTTACTTTGTTAATCGGTTCTATGTTTGATACAGTTACCGTTGCAGCCCACCAAGCAGCTTTAAATTTTACCTCGCTAATCTTTATGGTGCCACTAAGTATTTCAATGGCATTGACTATTTTAGTTGGATATGAGGTAGGAGCTAAAAATTACGAGGATGCAAAACAATACAGCCTATTAGGTGTGTCTTCTGCTATTCTAGTTTTGGCCATATCATCGGTTTTTCTTTATTTTTATAGGGAACATATTGCTTATTTGTACACTGATAATCATGAAGTAGTGGAAATGACAATGAAGTTTATTATATTTGCAATTATTTATCAGCTTTCCGATGCTACACAGGCCTCTCTTCAGGGCGTGTTACGAGGTTATAAAGATGTAACTATTCCTTTTATTACAGCCCTTGTTTCATATTGGGGTATTGGATTGCCAGTTGGGTATATGTTATCGACATACACG
Protein-coding regions in this window:
- a CDS encoding MATE family efflux transporter, producing the protein MHHAKTFKKKTGLFFIILWPILVTQMGLYAMNLFDTMMSGRAGTDDLAGVAIGSSLWFPVFTGINGILLAVTPIVAQYIGEGQRDKISQTVTQGLYLSVLIACLVIGIGAISLEPILTFMELEPAVHHIAKHYLIGLSFGIIPLFAANVLRYFFDAQGKTRITMVITIVAVPINIVLNYGLIFGKFGLPELGGIGAGYATAITYWLLLLISIWMTFNIKGVQSYKLFVHWCKPSMQAWKEQLAIGVPMGLSIFFEASIFSAVTLLIGSMFDTVTVAAHQAALNFTSLIFMVPLSISMALTILVGYEVGAKNYEDAKQYSLLGVSSAILVLAISSVFLYFYREHIAYLYTDNHEVVEMTMKFIIFAIIYQLSDATQASLQGVLRGYKDVTIPFITALVSYWGIGLPVGYMLSTYTELGAFGYWVGITIGLTSAAIGFVVRLSFIQRRHIKVIIA